A genomic stretch from Telmatocola sphagniphila includes:
- a CDS encoding DUF1559 family PulG-like putative transporter, translating to MLSQSRRRGFTLIELLVVIAIIAILIGLLLPAVQKVRAAAARMVSTNNLKQIVLACHNFESANGKLPPMADTIPNNTGNWASLHFWILPYIEQNNIWNWGASIANTWTGTANAPGAQKVKTYLTNRDYTTPPDTWTEGNGGTWGYCNYGMNHAVFGTPYTSNTNAPKTILGITDGTSNTVAFCEQLSQCGIGNNTSSTDPTPKLWAYYPPWWWPQGPYFDTRLMSNTSVNPPTATPPQSQPSIAACNPYYVQALDASGCMTGMCDGSVRTVSTNVSPTTWYAALWPTDGLILGSDW from the coding sequence ATGCTCTCCCAATCACGTCGAAGGGGATTTACCCTGATCGAACTGCTGGTTGTAATCGCAATCATTGCTATCTTGATCGGGCTACTGCTCCCCGCAGTTCAAAAAGTTCGTGCCGCGGCGGCCCGTATGGTGAGTACCAACAACCTGAAGCAGATTGTTCTGGCTTGCCACAACTTCGAAAGTGCTAACGGTAAACTCCCTCCGATGGCGGATACGATCCCGAATAATACTGGGAATTGGGCCTCATTGCATTTCTGGATTCTCCCTTACATCGAACAGAATAACATTTGGAATTGGGGCGCTTCCATCGCCAACACCTGGACGGGAACTGCCAACGCCCCCGGGGCTCAGAAGGTTAAGACGTATCTCACAAACCGGGATTACACCACTCCTCCCGACACCTGGACCGAGGGCAACGGCGGTACTTGGGGATATTGCAACTACGGTATGAACCATGCTGTGTTCGGCACGCCCTATACTTCGAATACGAATGCTCCCAAGACCATACTCGGCATAACCGATGGAACCTCCAACACGGTTGCCTTCTGCGAGCAGCTATCGCAATGCGGCATTGGAAATAACACCAGTTCGACCGATCCCACACCTAAACTGTGGGCTTACTATCCCCCCTGGTGGTGGCCCCAGGGACCTTACTTCGATACCCGCTTGATGAGTAATACCAGTGTCAATCCGCCTACCGCTACGCCACCGCAGTCCCAACCCTCCATCGCGGCCTGTAACCCCTACTACGTTCAGGCACTCGATGCTTCCGGGTGCATGACCGGGATGTGCGACGGCAGCGTTCGTACCGTTTCGACCAACGTCAGTCCTACGACCTGGTACGCCGCATTGTGGCCGACCGATGGGCTCATCCTGGGCTCCGATTGGTAA
- a CDS encoding ribonuclease Z produces the protein MIDIALLGTGGTLPLPGRFLSSVLLRHGGNLILLDCGEGTQVSLRKLGWGLKDIGHILITHFHADHIAGLPGLLLTVGNSGRTAEEPLTIFGPRGLQRVVDCLRVIAPVLPFPIHCIEWDGCSTVDWQINGLRISTCKAEHDMFTMAYRFDLPRLPEFQPQRAKELGIPVTFWKTLQKGEAITFDGKTITPDAVLGPPRPGLSFGFVTDSRPRRTFHSFFQNVDLLITEATYGDNADQQKAIDNKHMTFAEAADMGIKASARRLWFTHFSPALPNPDYFRRNAESIFPEVVLGQEHMAITLNFRS, from the coding sequence TTGATCGACATAGCTCTATTGGGTACCGGGGGAACCTTGCCCCTGCCCGGACGTTTTCTATCGAGCGTACTACTGCGACACGGCGGAAATCTCATCCTGCTGGATTGCGGGGAAGGTACCCAGGTCAGTCTCCGCAAACTCGGCTGGGGCTTGAAAGACATCGGCCATATCCTGATCACGCACTTCCATGCCGATCATATCGCCGGTCTTCCCGGCCTATTGCTGACAGTCGGGAACAGCGGACGGACGGCAGAGGAACCCCTGACGATTTTTGGCCCGCGCGGCCTGCAGCGGGTGGTCGATTGTCTCCGGGTGATCGCGCCCGTACTGCCCTTCCCCATTCATTGCATCGAATGGGATGGATGTTCCACCGTCGATTGGCAAATAAACGGATTGCGGATCTCGACCTGCAAGGCCGAGCACGACATGTTTACCATGGCGTACCGTTTCGATCTTCCCCGGCTTCCGGAATTTCAGCCGCAGCGAGCCAAGGAACTGGGTATCCCCGTGACATTCTGGAAGACCTTGCAAAAGGGCGAAGCAATAACCTTCGATGGGAAGACTATTACACCGGACGCCGTGCTCGGCCCACCGCGCCCGGGTCTATCCTTCGGTTTTGTAACGGACAGTCGGCCGCGCCGGACCTTCCACTCGTTCTTTCAGAATGTCGATCTGCTGATCACCGAAGCAACCTACGGGGATAATGCCGATCAGCAGAAGGCTATCGACAACAAACACATGACGTTCGCCGAAGCGGCGGATATGGGGATTAAGGCGAGCGCTCGCCGGTTGTGGTTTACCCACTTCAGCCCGGCCCTGCCCAACCCGGATTACTTCCGCCGTAATGCAGAGTCGATTTTCCCCGAAGTGGTACTGGGGCAGGAACATATGGCGATTACTTTGAACTTCCGTTCGTAA
- a CDS encoding carboxypeptidase M32: MSKDPKYQELINLVREANLLASCGSLLGWDERTYLPSKGSEFRGEQVGLIARLSHQMNTNPRVGELLANVEGRLMPAVDLPEQANIREIRRSYDRATKLPARLVEEMAKITTQAQGAWSQARQENDYPAFKPWLDKILVLKREETQAIGFKNHPYDALLDEYEPGCSSTEIREIFAGLVKELTPLLKRIQGASAKPRTEILHRSFPIEAQKEFGRKTAAKIGFDFEAGRLDTTTHPFCSGIGPGDCRITTRYNANFFNESFFGTLHEAGHGIYEQNLPAADFGTPLGSYCSLGIHESQSRLWENQIGRSRPFWEHFYPQAKELFSSLSDVPLEDFFFAINEVKPSLIRVEADEVTYNLHIALRFELEMDLLKGDLSTADLPETWNQKFQSYFGIQPPDSKTGCLQDIHWSMGGIGYFPTYTLGNLYAAQFMVQARKVMPLLDREISQGEFGSLKQWLVTHVHSHGRRYTPDVLCRKITGQALTHKPFLEYLNEKFSHLYRLM, encoded by the coding sequence ATGTCGAAAGATCCTAAATACCAGGAATTGATTAACTTGGTCCGCGAAGCCAATCTGCTCGCTTCCTGCGGTTCTTTACTCGGTTGGGATGAGCGAACCTACCTGCCCAGTAAAGGTTCCGAATTTCGCGGTGAGCAGGTCGGTCTGATCGCACGTCTCTCCCACCAGATGAATACCAACCCGCGTGTTGGTGAACTGCTTGCCAACGTCGAAGGGAGATTGATGCCCGCTGTCGATCTGCCCGAGCAGGCGAACATTCGGGAAATTCGTCGCAGTTACGATCGGGCGACCAAACTTCCCGCTCGATTAGTGGAAGAGATGGCGAAGATCACCACCCAGGCCCAAGGAGCCTGGTCACAGGCCCGACAGGAGAACGATTATCCTGCTTTCAAACCCTGGCTCGATAAGATCCTGGTACTGAAGCGAGAAGAAACTCAGGCCATCGGTTTTAAAAATCATCCCTACGATGCGCTACTGGACGAGTACGAACCGGGTTGTTCCTCCACCGAAATTCGAGAGATCTTTGCCGGTCTGGTAAAGGAGTTGACGCCGCTGCTGAAGCGTATTCAGGGCGCCTCGGCTAAGCCTCGCACGGAAATTCTGCACCGCAGCTTCCCGATTGAGGCTCAAAAGGAATTCGGCCGGAAGACGGCCGCGAAAATCGGTTTCGATTTCGAGGCCGGGCGACTGGATACAACCACCCACCCCTTTTGTTCGGGTATTGGCCCGGGCGATTGTCGGATCACCACCCGATACAACGCGAATTTCTTCAACGAATCTTTTTTCGGTACTCTGCACGAAGCCGGGCATGGCATTTACGAACAGAATCTTCCCGCAGCGGATTTTGGTACTCCGTTGGGCAGCTATTGCTCGCTCGGAATTCACGAATCTCAATCCCGCCTCTGGGAAAACCAGATCGGTCGCAGCCGGCCGTTCTGGGAACATTTTTATCCCCAGGCAAAAGAGCTTTTCAGTTCTCTGTCGGACGTGCCGCTGGAAGATTTCTTTTTTGCCATTAACGAAGTGAAGCCTTCCCTGATTCGCGTGGAAGCGGATGAAGTGACCTATAACTTGCACATTGCCCTGCGGTTTGAACTGGAGATGGATCTACTCAAGGGGGATCTCTCGACGGCGGATTTGCCCGAGACCTGGAATCAAAAATTTCAAAGTTATTTTGGCATTCAGCCGCCGGATTCGAAGACCGGATGCTTGCAGGACATTCATTGGAGTATGGGAGGTATCGGTTACTTTCCGACTTACACTCTGGGCAATCTGTATGCGGCTCAGTTCATGGTCCAAGCCCGGAAAGTGATGCCGCTGTTAGATCGGGAGATCTCACAAGGGGAGTTTGGTTCCTTGAAGCAGTGGCTGGTGACTCATGTGCACTCTCACGGACGTCGCTACACGCCGGACGTGTTGTGTCGCAAGATCACGGGGCAGGCTCTAACGCATAAGCCGTTTTTGGAATATCTAAATGAAAAATTTTCTCATTTGTATCGGCTTATGTGA
- a CDS encoding PVC-type heme-binding CxxCH protein, whose product MVKFLSSLCLVAFWNFSPAMAQSRAPRYHRVELNGQTFTLPVGFEIELVAAPPLVDRPIHADFDENGNLYVADSSGSNEPVQQQLLKKPHRILRLQDTQGSGKFDKRTIFADKMMFPEGAMWNNGSLYVAAPPSIWKLTDTTGMGVADKREEWFKGQTLTNCANDLHGPYAGPDGWIYWCKGAFAKQTYERPGKEPFVSRAAHIFRCRPDGTGLEAVMNGGMDNPVEVAFTPGGDRIFTTTFFQHPGGGNRDGLVHAIYGGVYGKNHDAILGHPRTSPELMPVLTHLGPAAPAGLMRYESEVFGEEYQHNLFAAQFNMHKISRHILEPNGSTFKTTDYDFLISDNFDFHPTDVLEDADGSLLVIDTGGWYKLCCPTSQLAKPDITGGIYRIRKSDTQKVDDPRGLKLNWKDPTESELAKRLEDPRPFVRKRTVELLATWGEKAIPILELVQKQKFTAIARLNCVWVAARLASPESKAYIQTTLNDADATVRQAALNSISLLKDSNAIVALRKIVSETNSSPIERRIASEALGRIGDATSVPVLLKQLALPADRVLEHALTFALIEIGDVVSVAGGSQDPNPKVRRAALIALDQMPGKKLAVESWKNLLQVNENELKPEEKAVTSKILWWVASHHPEWADALAEVVKAQLQKGSMDVETLAGFAADPKIQSVLAETLISPSAPAQALALKVLAAARLKQTPDLWTEALVALVEKPSASNQEFVFETIRSLKFSAAQAPRVSKSLALFASDTAKTAKIRIAALASIPVGSLELDAATFQFARQNLPDSVEVFRKAKLSSAQLIELTNDLKKAEPLQINRLVEAFDKSSDPQVGVALVQALKSGTARSSLQIDTLKSLFKKFGPTLAKEEMELYALIDTELLKQQAKLEEMMTKMKKGDIRKGQLIFNSQKAACITCHTMGYLGGNVGPELTNIGRIRTERDLLESIVFPSASIVRSYESVKVTTSSGQTYIGILKRENAQEVVLIQGAVGETRIARTDIEEMQPSKVSIMPAGLDQQMTLEELADLVAFLKSSK is encoded by the coding sequence ATGGTCAAATTTCTCTCATCTCTGTGTCTGGTAGCATTCTGGAATTTCAGTCCGGCGATGGCTCAAAGCCGGGCACCGCGCTATCATCGCGTGGAACTCAACGGACAGACTTTCACATTGCCCGTCGGCTTTGAAATTGAACTGGTTGCGGCTCCGCCCCTGGTGGATCGGCCCATCCATGCCGATTTCGACGAGAACGGTAATCTCTATGTGGCCGATTCCTCCGGTTCCAACGAACCAGTCCAACAACAGCTTCTAAAGAAACCCCATCGTATACTGCGACTGCAAGATACCCAGGGAAGCGGCAAGTTCGACAAACGGACGATCTTCGCCGATAAGATGATGTTCCCGGAAGGAGCCATGTGGAACAACGGTTCGCTTTATGTGGCTGCACCGCCGAGCATCTGGAAGCTGACCGATACCACCGGTATGGGTGTGGCCGACAAGCGGGAGGAATGGTTCAAGGGCCAGACGCTCACGAATTGTGCCAATGATTTGCACGGTCCCTACGCCGGTCCGGATGGTTGGATTTACTGGTGCAAGGGAGCCTTCGCCAAGCAGACTTACGAACGGCCAGGGAAAGAGCCGTTCGTTTCCCGCGCCGCCCACATCTTCCGATGCCGACCGGATGGCACCGGTTTGGAAGCCGTCATGAACGGTGGCATGGATAACCCGGTGGAAGTGGCTTTCACGCCTGGGGGCGATCGGATCTTTACCACCACTTTCTTTCAGCACCCCGGCGGTGGAAATCGCGATGGACTGGTGCATGCTATCTATGGCGGCGTGTATGGCAAAAATCATGATGCGATACTGGGACATCCGCGGACCAGTCCGGAACTGATGCCGGTACTCACCCATTTGGGGCCGGCCGCTCCGGCGGGATTGATGCGATACGAATCCGAAGTTTTCGGCGAGGAGTACCAGCACAATCTGTTCGCCGCACAGTTTAATATGCACAAGATCAGTCGGCATATTCTCGAGCCGAACGGTTCCACTTTCAAAACCACCGATTACGATTTTCTGATTTCCGATAACTTCGATTTTCATCCCACCGATGTTCTGGAAGATGCCGACGGCAGCTTGCTCGTGATTGATACGGGCGGTTGGTACAAGCTCTGCTGCCCAACTTCGCAGTTGGCCAAGCCTGATATCACAGGCGGTATCTATCGCATTCGTAAGAGCGATACACAAAAGGTGGATGACCCACGGGGTCTGAAACTCAATTGGAAAGACCCCACCGAAAGCGAATTAGCCAAGCGTTTGGAGGATCCCCGGCCATTCGTGCGAAAACGCACAGTGGAATTGCTGGCGACTTGGGGAGAGAAGGCTATTCCCATTCTCGAACTGGTCCAAAAGCAAAAATTTACTGCCATCGCACGGCTCAATTGCGTCTGGGTGGCCGCACGGCTGGCATCTCCCGAGTCGAAAGCCTATATTCAGACAACGTTAAATGATGCGGATGCAACTGTTCGTCAGGCTGCTCTCAATTCCATCAGCCTTCTCAAAGACTCCAACGCGATCGTCGCCCTCAGAAAAATCGTCAGCGAGACGAATAGCTCTCCCATCGAACGGCGGATCGCCTCCGAAGCCTTGGGGCGCATCGGCGATGCCACCTCTGTGCCTGTTCTGCTGAAACAGCTTGCGCTACCGGCGGATCGAGTGTTGGAGCATGCTCTGACTTTTGCGCTGATTGAGATTGGCGATGTCGTGAGTGTGGCCGGTGGCTCACAGGATCCCAATCCCAAAGTTCGTCGAGCGGCCTTGATCGCGCTCGACCAAATGCCCGGAAAGAAACTCGCGGTTGAGAGTTGGAAAAATCTCCTCCAAGTCAATGAGAACGAGCTGAAACCCGAAGAGAAAGCCGTCACTTCGAAAATTCTCTGGTGGGTGGCATCCCATCATCCGGAATGGGCCGACGCTCTGGCGGAGGTGGTGAAAGCGCAGTTGCAGAAGGGCAGCATGGATGTAGAGACCCTCGCGGGTTTCGCGGCGGATCCCAAGATTCAGAGCGTTTTAGCAGAAACTCTGATATCCCCTTCAGCTCCAGCGCAAGCCTTGGCGTTGAAAGTTTTGGCCGCCGCCCGGTTAAAGCAGACACCCGACCTTTGGACCGAAGCATTGGTGGCTCTGGTAGAAAAGCCATCGGCTTCCAATCAGGAATTCGTGTTTGAGACTATACGAAGTTTGAAGTTCTCCGCTGCCCAAGCACCTAGAGTTTCCAAGTCACTGGCTCTATTCGCTTCCGATACAGCCAAAACTGCTAAGATTCGCATTGCCGCGCTGGCTTCGATTCCGGTGGGTAGTCTGGAACTTGATGCGGCGACCTTTCAATTTGCTCGACAGAATCTGCCCGATTCCGTGGAGGTGTTCCGCAAGGCCAAGCTCAGTTCTGCCCAGCTGATTGAGTTGACGAACGATCTGAAGAAAGCAGAACCACTGCAGATCAATCGACTTGTCGAGGCCTTTGACAAATCGAGTGACCCGCAGGTGGGGGTAGCTCTGGTTCAAGCTCTCAAGTCGGGGACGGCCCGCTCCAGCCTGCAAATCGATACGTTGAAATCGCTATTTAAAAAATTCGGTCCGACGCTCGCGAAAGAGGAAATGGAACTCTACGCCCTGATCGATACCGAATTGCTGAAACAACAGGCGAAGCTCGAAGAGATGATGACGAAGATGAAAAAGGGCGATATCCGCAAGGGACAACTTATCTTCAACAGCCAGAAAGCAGCCTGCATCACCTGCCACACGATGGGATACCTGGGGGGGAATGTCGGTCCGGAGTTGACTAACATTGGCCGGATCCGCACGGAACGTGACCTGCTGGAATCGATTGTCTTTCCGAGTGCCAGCATCGTACGCAGTTACGAATCGGTTAAAGTGACAACTTCTTCGGGACAAACGTACATCGGAATTCTCAAGCGGGAAAATGCTCAGGAAGTGGTACTGATCCAGGGGGCCGTGGGGGAGACTCGAATCGCCCGAACGGATATCGAAGAAATGCAGCCGAGCAAGGTTTCCATAATGCCCGCCGGGTTGGATCAGCAGATGACCCTGGAAGAGTTGGCCGATTTGGTCGCTTTTTTGAAATCCAGTAAGTGA
- a CDS encoding superoxide dismutase: MNRRDFLAVTGVAAGSLLLPGVSQAAKEFELPKLPYATDALEPNIDAMTMEIHHDKHHAAYVANLNKALASAPDWQGKTIDEVIAGYKKLPEAIQSAVRNNGGGHYNHSLFWQTMCKGGTKPKGELAKAIDSTFKSLEDLQKLIKTAAMGRFGSGWSWLVLTPEGKLKVASSPNQDNPIIEGTGTPLTGIDVWEHAYYLKYQNKRADYIDAWFKVVNWDWVSDRYNTVKKG; this comes from the coding sequence ATGAACCGAAGAGACTTTCTGGCCGTCACAGGGGTGGCCGCTGGTTCCTTATTGCTGCCCGGTGTCAGTCAGGCCGCCAAGGAATTCGAACTGCCTAAGTTGCCGTATGCGACCGATGCTCTCGAACCGAACATCGATGCGATGACGATGGAAATCCATCACGACAAACATCACGCCGCATATGTCGCTAATTTGAACAAGGCTTTGGCTTCGGCTCCCGATTGGCAGGGCAAGACGATCGATGAAGTGATCGCCGGTTACAAGAAACTTCCCGAAGCGATTCAATCGGCCGTTCGCAACAACGGCGGCGGACACTACAATCACTCGCTGTTCTGGCAGACCATGTGTAAGGGCGGAACGAAACCTAAAGGCGAACTGGCCAAGGCAATTGACTCAACCTTCAAATCGTTGGAAGATCTGCAGAAGCTGATCAAGACGGCGGCCATGGGTCGGTTCGGCAGCGGTTGGAGCTGGCTGGTGCTGACTCCGGAAGGAAAGTTGAAAGTCGCCTCGTCTCCGAATCAGGATAACCCGATTATCGAAGGCACGGGCACCCCGCTAACCGGCATTGATGTCTGGGAACATGCTTATTACCTGAAGTATCAAAACAAGCGCGCCGACTATATCGACGCCTGGTTCAAGGTCGTGAATTGGGATTGGGTCAGCGATCGCTACAATACGGTCAAAAAAGGCTAA
- a CDS encoding RNA recognition motif domain-containing protein: MSAKNLYVGNLPFSTTNEDLSAAFGAFGQVSKVQVVIDRETGRSRGFAFVEMAGGADEAIAAMNGAMFQGRTLTVNEAKPREPRTGGGGGGGGYGGGGGGGGGRGGYGGGGGGRGGYGGGGGGGGGGRGGYGGGGGRGSY, from the coding sequence ATGTCTGCGAAGAATCTCTATGTCGGAAACCTCCCGTTTTCGACGACCAACGAAGACCTGTCAGCGGCCTTCGGTGCGTTCGGCCAGGTGTCAAAGGTGCAAGTTGTGATCGACCGCGAAACGGGCCGTTCACGTGGTTTTGCATTCGTTGAAATGGCCGGCGGTGCTGACGAAGCCATCGCGGCCATGAACGGTGCGATGTTCCAGGGCCGTACCCTGACTGTTAACGAAGCCAAACCTCGCGAACCTCGAACGGGCGGCGGCGGTGGTGGTGGTGGCTACGGTGGCGGTGGCGGCGGTGGTGGTGGCCGAGGCGGCTACGGTGGCGGCGGCGGTGGCCGTGGCGGCTACGGTGGCGGCGGCGGTGGTGGTGGTGGCGGCCGAGGTGGTTACGGTGGCGGCGGTGGCCGCGGCAGCTACTAA
- the rsmH gene encoding 16S rRNA (cytosine(1402)-N(4))-methyltransferase RsmH, with protein sequence MGRPFHRRRHRSTPQGQHVPVMLPEVLSTLQPKPGDIAVDCTLGFAGHSFELLKRIGPDGKLFAFDLDAENIESANAKLSETGFSFQLTHGNFAGFPTALEGREVDCLLADLGMSSMQIDDASRGFSYMREGPLDMRMDRSRGKTAAQLLQTLDEEELAEMFLEIGDEPQAAGIARAIIVRRQTEPFETTQDLRELILKAAPVKILEDRKAGTARQQTFRPVARVFQTLRIVVNRELSNLQELLRVLPWTLKAGGRAAIISFHSGEDRLVKKAFKEGLERGEYSEICEEPLRPGLQERFDNPRSRSAKLRWAIK encoded by the coding sequence ATGGGTCGTCCCTTTCATCGCCGCCGGCATCGAAGCACGCCGCAGGGGCAGCACGTTCCCGTAATGCTGCCCGAAGTACTATCGACCCTTCAGCCCAAACCGGGAGACATCGCCGTCGATTGCACTCTCGGTTTTGCCGGCCATTCCTTCGAGCTGTTGAAGCGGATCGGCCCGGACGGCAAACTCTTTGCTTTCGATCTGGATGCCGAGAATATCGAGAGTGCGAATGCCAAGCTGAGCGAAACCGGTTTCTCCTTTCAGCTTACACACGGCAACTTCGCTGGTTTTCCCACGGCGTTAGAAGGTCGGGAAGTCGATTGCCTGTTGGCCGATCTCGGTATGTCCTCCATGCAGATCGACGACGCCAGCCGGGGCTTCAGTTATATGCGCGAAGGCCCGCTGGATATGCGTATGGATCGCTCTCGCGGCAAAACGGCTGCACAACTTCTTCAAACGCTCGATGAGGAAGAACTGGCCGAGATGTTTCTCGAAATCGGCGATGAACCGCAGGCGGCCGGCATTGCTCGAGCCATTATCGTCCGACGTCAAACCGAGCCTTTTGAAACTACACAGGATCTGCGCGAACTGATACTGAAAGCCGCCCCCGTCAAAATTCTTGAAGATCGCAAAGCCGGTACTGCCCGCCAACAGACGTTCCGACCGGTTGCCCGAGTGTTTCAAACACTTCGGATTGTGGTGAACCGAGAGCTATCGAATCTTCAAGAACTGCTGCGAGTTCTCCCCTGGACGCTGAAAGCCGGAGGGCGGGCGGCCATCATCAGCTTCCACTCGGGGGAAGATCGACTCGTGAAAAAGGCATTCAAGGAAGGCTTGGAAAGAGGCGAATATTCAGAGATTTGTGAGGAGCCACTTCGTCCGGGCCTGCAGGAGCGGTTCGATAATCCCCGCTCCCGATCGGCAAAGTTACGCTGGGCGATCAAGTAG
- a CDS encoding alpha-keto acid decarboxylase family protein encodes MNLPNPSHPSIDLSPNTISIGKYLLDRLHELGVRHMFGIPGDYILGFFKMVEESPIEMVVTTNELGAGYAADAYARINGIGVACVTYAVGAFSLSNAVASAYAEKSPVVIISGAPSLKAIKRNQLLHHMVGEHDTQQGVFEKLTVANTLLKDPLTAFREIDRVLNACLRHKRPVYIELPQDRVHHVPSYPHTPIHENPVSDEDELRESLAETYTMLMVAKSPVIIAGVELSRFKLADLVLQFAEKNGIPIASTLLSKSVIPERHSHYLGVYQAAMGRQSVTKFVESSDCVLMLGAMLTDMDTGIFTHNLDENRVIFATSEVVRIRYHHYRDILLHEFVKGLLTQPLPKYTRALPSEKNPMSQAWQAEVSQKITVRRVFQKVNSLLNGKFRVIADPGDALFGAADLTVNESADFLGSAFYATLGWAVPAAIGAQTAEPDIRPIILVGDGAFQMTGMELGTTRRSGLSPIVIILNNKGYLTERFILEGKFNDIPNWNYHKLPEVIGSGIGFEIRTEGELDLALDASLKNIDSFSILNVHIEADDYSAGLRRLGEGLAKKL; translated from the coding sequence ATGAATCTGCCGAATCCGTCCCATCCCTCGATCGATCTCTCGCCCAATACGATCTCCATCGGAAAGTACCTCCTGGATCGGCTTCACGAATTAGGCGTGAGGCATATGTTCGGCATCCCCGGCGATTACATTCTCGGATTTTTTAAAATGGTCGAGGAGAGCCCCATAGAAATGGTGGTTACGACTAACGAACTGGGGGCGGGCTACGCCGCGGATGCGTATGCCCGAATTAATGGGATTGGTGTGGCCTGCGTGACGTACGCGGTCGGTGCTTTTAGCTTATCCAACGCTGTGGCTTCCGCTTACGCCGAAAAATCGCCGGTGGTGATTATCAGTGGTGCCCCGAGTCTTAAGGCCATCAAGCGCAATCAATTGCTTCACCATATGGTTGGGGAGCACGATACCCAGCAGGGGGTATTTGAAAAGCTGACGGTGGCGAACACGTTGTTGAAAGATCCGCTGACGGCTTTCCGGGAGATCGATCGGGTGTTGAATGCCTGCCTTCGACACAAACGGCCTGTCTATATCGAACTGCCGCAGGATCGTGTACACCACGTGCCGAGTTATCCGCACACTCCCATTCATGAAAATCCGGTCAGTGATGAGGATGAACTGCGGGAGAGCCTGGCCGAAACCTACACCATGCTGATGGTGGCGAAATCGCCGGTTATCATTGCGGGCGTGGAACTGAGCCGCTTTAAACTGGCGGATTTGGTTCTTCAATTCGCCGAGAAAAATGGCATTCCCATCGCTTCGACCTTGCTCAGTAAATCGGTCATCCCGGAACGGCACTCGCACTATCTGGGGGTCTACCAGGCCGCGATGGGACGGCAGAGCGTGACCAAGTTCGTCGAATCCTCGGATTGCGTTCTGATGCTCGGTGCGATGCTTACCGACATGGACACAGGAATCTTCACGCATAATCTCGACGAAAATCGGGTGATTTTCGCCACCAGCGAAGTCGTTCGAATTCGCTATCACCATTATCGCGACATCCTGCTTCACGAATTTGTAAAGGGATTGCTGACCCAGCCGCTTCCCAAATACACTCGGGCGCTGCCGAGCGAAAAGAATCCGATGTCCCAGGCATGGCAAGCGGAAGTGTCCCAAAAAATCACCGTCCGGCGGGTCTTTCAGAAGGTGAATTCCCTATTGAATGGCAAGTTCCGTGTGATCGCCGATCCGGGAGATGCCTTGTTTGGGGCTGCCGATCTGACCGTTAATGAAAGTGCGGATTTCCTCGGTTCGGCGTTCTATGCGACTCTCGGTTGGGCCGTCCCAGCCGCGATCGGGGCCCAGACTGCGGAACCGGATATTCGACCGATCATATTGGTGGGGGATGGGGCCTTCCAGATGACTGGCATGGAATTGGGAACTACACGACGCAGCGGCCTCTCGCCGATTGTAATTATCCTGAACAATAAAGGCTATCTGACGGAACGATTTATATTAGAGGGCAAGTTCAACGACATTCCCAATTGGAATTATCACAAACTCCCTGAGGTGATCGGATCGGGAATCGGTTTCGAGATTCGTACCGAAGGTGAGTTGGACCTGGCTCTGGATGCCTCCTTGAAGAATATCGATTCCTTCAGCATCCTGAACGTCCATATCGAAGCGGATGACTACAGTGCCGGCTTGCGAAGACTGGGCGAAGGTCTTGCCAAGAAACTGTAG